The DNA sequence CACGGGGGGGCTCCAGAATGGACAGCAGCATGGATCACGGAATCGACCTCGGCGTCAGAGCACAGGAAAGCTCGGTGAGAGTGATCTTTGCCCCCGGCGAACAGCTGCAGATGCCGCCCTACCAGCGCAGCTATTCCTGGGAAGCCCGCGAAGCGAATGAACTGCTCGGCGACCTCATCGATTCGGTGGAGACGAGCACGCCGCACTTTGTCGGGGCGGTCGTCCTGATCCACGGCGCTGAAAATGGCGTGCTGGAGATTGTCGACGGCCAGCAAAGGCTGACCACGCTGACAATCCTGCTCGCGGTGCTGCGGGATCTCGAACCCGACAAGGCCCGCGCCGCCATGCTGCATACCCTGATCGCCGACGATGCCCGCCCGATGCTGGGTGAAGGCGCCAACTGGCGGCTGACACTCAACCATATGGACGGCCCTTTCTTCCGCGACGCCATCCAGACGCCGGGCGCGACGCGCAACCTGGACAAGGAACCGGGCGAAAGCGAAAGCCAGCAACGCATGGTGCGCAACGCGGCGGCTTTCATGAAGCGGCTCAGCGCCATGGACGAGCAGGACCGGCGCCAACTGGCCGATGTCGTCATGAACCGCTGTGCACTGGTGAGGGTTGTCGTGAGCGAGAAGGAACAGGGGTTCAAGGTCTTCCGCGTGCTCAACACGCGCGGCAAGGAGCCGGACGCGCACGACATCATCAAGACAGAACTGTTCCAGCGCGCCCGCTTCACAGACAAGGAAGCCAGCACCTATGCCGAGCGCTGGTCGGAACATGAGGCCATCCTCGGCGGATCGGCCTTTGACGACCTGCTGCGCCAGATCCGCTCCATCTATGACAAATCGGGCCGCGGGGAACTGGCCTCAGCCTTTCCGAAAGCCGTCCTGTCCAAGGTGGATCCGCGCAAATTCCTCGAAGACGTGCTGCCGCGCTATGTCGAGGCGTACCGGCTGATCACGACCGGCGAGGTGCAGGACGGACCGAACGCCAGAGTCGTCAGCGACAAGCTGAATCAGATGCGCGCGCTGGACCAGAGCAGCTGGCGTGCCCCTGCGCTCAAATTCCTCGTCGAACGCGGCGTCGATGACCCGAAGGCGCCGGACTTCTTCACCCGGCTGGAGCGCCTGGCCTTCATCATCATGCTGGTGGTCACCGACCGCGACCAGCGCAACAAGCGTTTCAACAAGGTGATGGACGCGATCAAAAATGACCGGACCCTGTTCGCCAGGAGCGGACCTCTGGCGATAGACCGTTCTGACGCGAAAAAAGCCCGGGAGCGGATGCTGGGCCGGTTTGCCACGTTCGCGCAACGGCGCGCCATGGCGCTGCGGCTGAACGCGGCCCTCGAAGACGGCGTGACCGTCCCGCCGGAATCC is a window from the uncultured Hyphomonas sp. genome containing:
- a CDS encoding DUF262 domain-containing protein, encoding MDHGIDLGVRAQESSVRVIFAPGEQLQMPPYQRSYSWEAREANELLGDLIDSVETSTPHFVGAVVLIHGAENGVLEIVDGQQRLTTLTILLAVLRDLEPDKARAAMLHTLIADDARPMLGEGANWRLTLNHMDGPFFRDAIQTPGATRNLDKEPGESESQQRMVRNAAAFMKRLSAMDEQDRRQLADVVMNRCALVRVVVSEKEQGFKVFRVLNTRGKEPDAHDIIKTELFQRARFTDKEASTYAERWSEHEAILGGSAFDDLLRQIRSIYDKSGRGELASAFPKAVLSKVDPRKFLEDVLPRYVEAYRLITTGEVQDGPNARVVSDKLNQMRALDQSSWRAPALKFLVERGVDDPKAPDFFTRLERLAFIIMLVVTDRDQRNKRFNKVMDAIKNDRTLFARSGPLAIDRSDAKKARERMLGRFATFAQRRAMALRLNAALEDGVTVPPESDATVEHVLPRNIHEDSHWLTVWPDPAKRREQCDTLGNFVLLTHKVNQKADRQDFRAKKKVYFNGSGGMDFALTRDLQDQDAWTADVVRKRTDMLVEILCQVWGI